The Xiphophorus maculatus strain JP 163 A chromosome 7, X_maculatus-5.0-male, whole genome shotgun sequence region TGTGTGCGTTGTCAAATGTAGgagcaaagagagaagaaaaacaaatgatgcCATATTCCAAACTTGCTACAAGATGGAAGTGATGAAGTTCTCTGAAGCTACAAGTAAGCGGTGAACAATGAAATGTGGGCTTTTCTGTGCATTGGACTTTAATATTCACTGGCAGCTTGATGGTGCAGTGAGGAATGAGTTGCGTTTGTCGACGTAGTGGAGAGAATGAAAAGCCTTGGATAGCCTTTGGTGCAATGTGACTCAAATGCATGCTAACATTGCTGCTGTCCAGACAGCACCGCCACATTCAGGTAAGCAGTGTGTTCATATATTGGTCCAgtttttagtatattttatggtTGCCCACATACAGTCATGAATGACATTTGAAACATgaagtctgttttatttttattgctcaaACACATGCATATTTTCTGAAGATATCCTATTCAGATGCATATTCCTTTGGATTGGATAGCACTGTTTATAATTACTCCACAGAATTTTTATGCTCCTACTTTGTCTTTATTGTACAATTTAGTTTttagatgtttaattttttttgttcatctacAAGGAGAGGTGACTTGAGTGACAAGACAAACCGGCAAGTTGTGACTGTCTATGAGGGGCTTAAATACTGGGGAGGTTGAGCACTAGACAAGAGACCTGAGCAGATGAGCTAATTGATTACAGGTGTGAGTAGTTAGAGTAGGAGCCAGGCTGAGGAGGGGGGAGAGAAAGTGTCACAGGGGTACAGGAAATAAGAATACTAAAGAATAATTTCGACTAAAGAAACATGATAGCCTAGAACAGAAAATACCTGACACTAAAAAATGATTCTTATCTTTACCTAGGGTAAAGAtaagaaattaacattttaatggtAGTTTCCCACTACGGGGGTCTACTATTTTCATTGATTCCTCTTTCATAGTGCCACATCtttgaatgacaaaaaatgtttgtgtacatataaagtaatatgttttaaataattcattctGCATATATAACTTACACATTGGTATGTCTGTTATTGATCTACATATGTGCTATAACATCTGATTACTATTTACAAGGAACAGAAGTGGGGACACATGACTGACATGATGGTGAACGAAGAATTGAggcaaacaaaataagaaaaataaatgctgttgtAGTTTCAATTAGCAAAGTATCTTTTTTATACCTACTATACATGTTATTGTACATATGCTGTACAATAAGTTTGTTGCATGGTATTGAGTCCTAATACAAACCTCCCTAAAATGTGGGGAACTTTAGACAgagtaaaaataacacaataaaatattttatatgtatttcaTTGACACTTTACATTGTAGATTTCTAATGAAGACATCCAAAACAGAACACGTAATTCAGTAAACCCAAATTATGTGTTCATTTTGACATAACTGTAAGGGTTACTATTAACAAGAAcccaaaatattattaatttgtactttgtacagcatttttatcCACTCACTCTTGAGCTATCTTGGAAAATCTTCAGtgtaagaaaatgaaagaatgtGTCCAAAACTTGCAACCATTACTGGAATCTGCTTTGTGCTTTGAATATTATGAAGATAAGTTACTTGATAACTTGATATATCCAGATAATATATCAAAGCTTACTCTGCAATTAGCTTCTTCCAACCGTTGATTGCTTTTTTGAGGTTGCTGTGTCTTTGTCATGAACTGTGTCCATGCGGTCTTCCATCTGGACAACAGAGATAAGTGGGACTATACACTTGGGATAAATAAGATGGaaggtgtatatatatatataaataaaagatgtCCTTCTTAGGAAATGTTAGGACCGGCGTAGTTCCAATGGCCAGGATGCAATTGGTCTCACAGACAATGCAGGTCACATTCATTTTAGGTGCTTAATGAGTCATTTTTCCAGGGCAGAATGAAGATGCAACATATgttttcagttgttaaaaataagAAGTGGATGGTTTTAATTAGGTTTCAATTTAATGTGGATATATCAGAATTATACTCCACCTacacaataaaagaaatatatctATAAGTTGCTTCTTGACCACACTTTTTGTCATCCTTATTGTgtaattttggtttgatttttaagCTTCCTTATTTGCAGAACTAGCTCATTTAAACTGGATGCTGTCCTGGCTTGAACCTGATTTTTGAGTGAATCTAGGTCATAGATGTGCTATATGTGGCATTTCAGTGATGTTCCATGTTTTGGTGTATAATTTTGATTAGGTGTCAAAGCCTTTCACTTGATGAATAATTATGACAAATTTCTTGTctcaaaatgcttttatttactgGTATTGAACATGACATATTTAATACCAGGAATCCATGATCCTCCTCATGCTCATGAATCTCATGCCTCCATATCCCATCTCCCTGAAGCTCCTGTACTCTCCAGGCCTCATGTACATCATCCTGCCTCTGTAGTGGGGGTGCTCGTACATCAGCCAGTGGCCATCCATCACATGGCAGGACATGCAGTCAGACATACGGTAGCGATCCATGATGGAGTCACAGTCATCCATCATCTCATACATCTGACCACCAAAGTTCTCCCTCTCGTAGATTCTCATCCTGTAGGATCCTCTGTGCtgtaaaaggaaatattttaaactaacaTACTATTGTTTAAGCTTTACAATTCAAATGACCAATAAAATCCTAAATTTCCAACCCACCATGGGGATCATACGACAAGATCTGATCCAGTCCCTCCAACCCATCATACTCATACAGTCACCATACTCTCCCCTCCTGAAGAAGTACTGATTTCCCATGTAGTTGGGGCGGTCGTAGACCATAAAGCAGCCGCTCTCCACCCTGCAGGAGTGACACCTGCTCATGTAGGAGGACATGTCAGCACAGTCACTCATGCACTCATAGTGGCGACCCATAAAGTTTCTCTCCTCGTAGAAGATGATCTGGGAAAGAGAAAAtcattcattaaaaatgcatcgttggtaaaagatttttttttttccccatcgcCTAAAGGTTGCCTACCTTGCCCCTCATGTTCATGTCAGTTTGGCTCGTCTCAGTGGTGCTCATGTTGGCTGCTGATGAGTGGTTGCTCTTGCTCCTGTACTGTCTTTCTACCTGGTTTAACCCTTTCCTTTTATACCTGAGTGAATGTAAAGaaccactgaccctcccttcacAGAACTACTAACTAAGCAAGTTACTATAGAGCTGCACAGAGTGCAGAGGTtacactgtttttttctttgttttttagtctTTAGAAAGGTCTTTCACAGTGCTTGTGACAAAGACTGAGCCATATGACCATTAAGAATTCTGTGTATGACTTGtgtgaaacattgttttcacaGCAGTTAAACTATGATAATTTTGTCTccctttttttgtcttataaagGTAAAATTGACTTCTACTACTAAGATaaaattggtaaaataaaacagtagggtaaaataaaataaaaaaagtcaatttgaaTATTCTTTGGTAAAAACTCACAGCActgtgaaaatgtggaaaaaatcacagaattgtttagcttttgattttggattacacttaaatgtttaagttcaataaatgtttcttttatatcTTTCAAAAATACCCTGAGTAATTTTAGTGAATGCAGTTTTTACAAACTATTCAAACCAATGTCTGTGAATATATATTTGCATACCTACtttgcatactttttttttgttgttgtttgtactAATCACTCCCTGCCCTGATTAACACTAGATCTGTAGGATCTGTAATTCAGGttaatttttcaacaaaattgtACATGATAAATTTCACACTAATCACagaatttcattttatgttttgccaTCATTTCATCTGGCACTTCTTTACACTCGTTTGGAGCTGTGTAGCCCGAGATAGAagatatgtaatttatttattacacttgtaaaaatgtgtgggcctatgatttttttttcttgtgtaacAAAGTATGTTGTTTCTCTGTATTTCACTGTAGACCTCCTGGTATTATAAAGAGTCATTGACTTGCATCTGAATGCAAGTCAATGCACTCATATTTGACTCATGAACTCATGTTCTGGCTCTGGAACCAATCTCCCTGAGAGGGGTTGGTGCACAAACATGGTTGGTGTTATGGCATCCAAAGATTTCAATTTTGCTCTCATCTGAACATGCTATGTACTTCAGAGACTAGTCCAAATGCACCAAACGTTATACAAGCTTCAATATGCAATGGAGTTGTGCAGGTGAGCGTGCATGCAATTTTTAGAAGCTGTGATTGCTGAAGGAGTTGGTTATTGTGTTCTTTAAAACAATTGCTACTTCCATGTCTTTTGGCAGCTCTTCGCAACTGGTCCTTGGCTCTTCGTAAAACTCTTCTGATAATATTTGACACTCCTTATTACAAATTTTGTGAAGAACACCTGGTCATGGCCAGTTTATGGTTAAATTATGTACTTTCCACTTCTACATTAGGCCCCAACAGTGCTCACTGGAATGATCaaaagtttagaaatgtttctggaaACAATGCCATCAGAACTTTTTGCAGTTATAAGGTTTCTAAGGTCTTGCAATGTGGGATCACACAATGGTCCTCAAGGGCGGGGAACTTGGTGGGTTGATCCTCGGCTACAGATGGTAGCTCTTGGGACATAGAACTATCATAGTGATAAGAGATTATATCTCTTGGGACATATAATGTCCCAAGAGCTAGGTCGGGAAGGAACCTGAGCTGGTGTGCGAAGTTGAGAGGTTCAGGCCAAAAatagcctggctcacctggacaCACGGTTCTGGCTCTAGAACCAATCTCCCTGAGAGGGGTTGGTGCaccaccaacactgtttatagtgagGATGGTGTACTGCTGACCTCAACTCATGATGTTGTGGGTCGTTGGGCACAaaacttcgaagacctcctcaatctcACAAAAATGTCTGTGAAGTTACCCAGGTGGTCAGTCTTGGGGGTGGATGAGATTGGCTCTTTTTTCCTCAGGGTTCCAAGTGTTGTGGGTTTGTGCTGGCCCATAAAGAGagtgtggtttttgtcctggtcATTAAACACTGGACTTGCACTCTCAGCAGGTTCCTGAAGGGTGAATGGGAGTTCTCCCAACCAGTCTACAAGTGATTTGTGAACTTGGTGTACGACGTTTGACCATGTCCCTCTGGGAATCTTATGAGGGGTACACCAGGAGTATGGGAAACCAGGCCCTTTGATACGGACTGTTATGTGCCTGTATGACTAATGTCAGAGCTTGATGTGCAATGCTGGCAGTAAATCGGGCAAGTTTCTGATGAGAGTTGGACTCCCTTTAATACCAAAGCTGTTCATaacttttatggacagaatttctaggtgcAGGCAAGGTGTTGAGGTGATccattttggtaattttagGACTGTGTCTCTGGAAGACCAAGAATAGGCTTGAGGCactatgtttctcagctggcctgggaattgttttatttgttttattccccAGAGGAGCTGGCCCAAGTTTCCAGCGAGAGGGAAGTCTGGTTCTCCCTAGTTGGGCTGCTGCCCCCATGAACCCACTCTGgataagaggaagaaaatggatggatggatggatggatggatggatgtcttgACGGAGTTCTTTGCTTTTACCTATTCTGAGATGTTCTTTGTGTGACACCTTGGTAAAAGACACACATTTTTATAGGCCATCAGTTTGGACTGAACTAGCCGATATTCAGTGGCAATGACAAGGAGCAGGATCACTTTCTGATCAgtaataaattttcaattttttcacTGCCCTTCCTGCATATGTTGAAtacttttgtttctgtaaaaatagTTCAGATTTTTGTCTCATATTTCTTACAGTTAAACTTTCAGTAGCTCAATAATCTTGACAACAATCTCAGTTGCTTGAATTACTTTTATTCAGTGAAGTCAATCATTTAATACCAGGAATCCATGATCCTCCTCATGCTCATGAACCTCATGGACCAGGTGTTAATAAACAATCATGACAAAATtatcataatttcaaaatacttttattcACCGGCATTAAACATGACATATTTAATACCAGGAATCCATGATCCTCCTCATGCTCATGAACCTCATGCCTCCATATCCCATCTCTCTGAAGCTCCTGTACTCTCCAGGCCTCATGTACATCATCCTGCCTCTGTAGTGGGGGTGCTCGTACATCAGCCAGTGACCGTCCATCACATGGCAGGACATGCAGTCAGACATGTGATAGCGGTCCATGAAGGAGTCACAGTCATCCATACACTCATGCATGTGACCACCGAAGTTCTCCCTCTCATAAATCCTCATTCTATAGGATCCCCTGTGCTGTAAAAGGAATTGCATGACAAAATTCAAAGGTTGGTTTCAGTATCATCACAGTTCAGGTCAATTTTACAAACCTGATGAGTTCCAACCCACCATGGGAATCATACGACAAGATCTGATTGAACCACTCCAGCCCATCATGCTCATGCAGTCACCGTATTCTCCTCTTCTGAAGAAGTACTGGTTTCCCATGTAGTTGGGGTGGTCATACACCATGAAACAGCCGCTCTCCACCCTGCAGGAGTGACACCTGCTCATGTAGGAGTGCATGTCGGCACAGTCGCTCATGCACTCATAGTGACGACCCATAAAGTTCCTATCCTCGTAGAAAATGATCTGAGAAAGAAAGAATTGAACATTTGACACAATTGacaatatataatttattcatCTCTTAAGGATTGCCCACCTTGCCCCTCATGTTCATGTTGGTGTTGGTCATGGCGGCTGCAGATGAATTGTTGCTCTTGCTCCTGTTCTGCCTTCCTACCTGTTTTAACCCTTTCCTTTTATACCTGAGCAATGTAAAGCACCACTGACTGCCCCTTTACAAAACCCCTGAATCAGCAACATGCTATAGAGCTTCACAGAATGCTGAggttatgtttagtttttttttttgtctttggtctTTAGAAAGGCTTTTCTGTCATATATGAACAAGCAGCATTTTGAACTGTGCCTGTAACATGTCAATAGGCTGTATCATGTAACTGTTAATAATGTGTTGATGTCTTGTATGTAAGATATGTAATGTTTCCTCAGTGGTTAtctaaaatttacattttgttgtgacaTTGAAAACactgtaacaaaacattttataatttgcaTTAGTTGGAGAAAAGTATCTACTCATCACAAATtaacataatataatatatgtatttatttataaggACTAAATGAACTAACAGTCAGTCAATCAGTGGGGGAAACATTGATGATTAAATGGTAGACTAATTAAATCTTTGACTTTGTCTTAATTTAAGTTGGCTATAACGACAATAAATCATTCTTTAGCTAATATTCTCCTCATAGATAACATTAGCTACCCCATGGTTTACTTTTGTAAAAGatgtgagaataaaaaaaaaaatccaaatcccATATATTcataaagcacatttaaaaacaagtttgcCAAAATGATGTACATactaatattaaaacaaatagtcaagcaaacaaaatagacgaatatttaaaacattcaaaaatagaGCAGAGAAAACAAGACCAATTCAAGCCACAACTAATAGAAGA contains the following coding sequences:
- the LOC102229608 gene encoding gamma-crystallin M2-like isoform X4 encodes the protein MTNTNMNMRGKIIFYEDRNFMGRHYECMSDCADMHSYMSRCHSCRVESGCFMVYDHPNYMGNQYFFRRGEYGDCMSMMGWSGSIRSCRMIPMHRGSYRMRIYERENFGGHMHECMDDCDSFMDRYHMSDCMSCHVMDGHWLMYEHPHYRGRMMYMRPGEYRSFREMGYGGMRFMSMRRIMDSWY
- the LOC102229608 gene encoding gamma-crystallin M2-like isoform X2, which gives rise to MSTTETSQTDMNMRGKIIFYEERNFMGRHYECMSDCADMSSYMSRCHSCRVESGCFMVYDRPNYMGNQYFFRRGEYGDCMSMMGWRDWIRSCRMIPMHRGSYRMRIYERENFGGQMYEMMDDCDSIMDRYRMSDCMSCHVMDGHWLMYEHPHYRGRMMYMRPGEYRSFREMGYGGMRFMSMRRIMDSWY
- the LOC102229608 gene encoding gamma-crystallin M2-like isoform X5, coding for MTNTNMNMRGKIIFYEDRNFMGRHYECMSDCADMHSYMSRCHSCRVESGCFMVYDHPNYMGNQYFFRRGEYGDCMSMMGWSGSIRSCRMIPMHRGSYRMRIYERENFGGHMHECMDDCDSFMDRYHMSDCMSCHVMDGHWLMYEHPHYRGRMMYMRPGEYRSFREMGYGGMRFMSMRRIMDSWY